A genomic stretch from Phaeodactylum tricornutum CCAP 1055/1 chromosome 22, whole genome shotgun sequence includes:
- a CDS encoding predicted protein has product MSRLCRERTAAAKVDAATSAGHGGKSRSICATSLLPQHDNIRYGPFGSVDTVSVVSVRLKCSLQVQDRPRSQKMIRIFAKKVFTPQLTGRLMFSSNVPVTSAPATVPSVRDLLIDLTLVDPSGARRKIKGVIGRTLYEVCDMYDIDIGPASGGSAPEEARTETWFEPTFGEGTTSGYDHVVLVGKGSDKAQRMTPVEEQMLDDHWSFDEIYEGSRLASAVKLVKEMDGMTVYIPDRIVDDCP; this is encoded by the exons ATGTCGCGACTATGTCGTGAACGGACTGCCGCTGCGAAAGTTGACGCTGCAACAAGCGCAGGACACGGGGGGAAATCCCGAAGTATCTGCGCAACATCCCTCTTACCACAGCACGACAATATCCGATACGGACCCTTTGGATCCGTCGATACTGTGTCGGTTGTATCTGTGCGCTTAAAGTGTTCACTCCAAGTCCAGGACCGACCTAGGTCTCAAAAAATGATTCGAATATTCGCCAAAAAAGTGTTTACTCCGCAACTGACGGGACGGTTGATGTTTAGTTCGAACGTTCCAGTAACGAGCGCTCCAGCGACAGTCCCTTCCGTAAGGGATCTTTTGATAGATCTGACTCTCGTTGATCCGAGCGGCGCCCGGCGGAAAATAAAAGGTGTTATTG GCCGAACTCTGTACGAAGTCTGCGATATGTACGATATCGACATTGGCCCTGCAAGTGGTGGTTCGGCACCGGAGGAAGCGCGTACGGAGACCTGGTTCGAGCCGACGTTTGGCGAGGGCACCACTTCGGGCTACGATCACGTCGTTCTGGTTGGCAAAGGCTCGGACAAGGCCCAGCGCATGACGCCGGTGGAAGAGCAGATGCTAGATGATCACTGGAGCTTTGACGAAATTTATGAGGGCAGCCGTTTGGCTTCCGCAGTAAAGTTAGTTAAGGAAATGGACGGCATGACCGTGTATATTCCTGATCGTATCGTCGACGATTGTCCGTAA